Genomic segment of Nothobranchius furzeri strain GRZ-AD chromosome 12, NfurGRZ-RIMD1, whole genome shotgun sequence:
GCCGGCACCAGAAGCTTCTTCGGGATGACGTGTCACTGGATTGACACGGAGTCTCTGGAGAGGAAGTCTGCTGCTCTTGGGTTTACGCGGCTTCAGGGCAGGATCACGTACGACACCATCGCCGGACAGATACACAGCACTCACATAGCGTACAACATCGAAAGTAAAGTCCAGACCACAGTCACTGATAACGGCAGCCCCTTCGTTGGTGTCTTTAGTGAGTTTGCGGTGGACAGCCCGGAGAGTGAGAGTGACATTGGGTTCTACGAGAACGTGAGCACGGTTTTGGAAGGTGAGCCGGACCAGGGCGTGCTTCTGTTTCAGCCCCCTGTGCAGCGCTGTGCGTCACACAACTTGGAGCAGATCATCTCTGAGGACTTTTGGCAGGCCATCTCTCAGGGGCCCATGTGCCAGCTGCACTATAGCTCCATGGCTAAGGTGTTTAGCATCTGGAACAAGAGCCACCTTCTCCAGGTCGGAGTTGATGCAGCAGAGGAGATCGGAAAGATGGCCCTCATCGTCCCGGCCGTCATTCGTTGGAATGTGGAGTACTGTGCTGTACAGAAGATCGTCTCTCTCAGCGAGCGGGAGCTGACGGAGCTCTGCGCCCGCCTGGAGGTGGCACGCCTGCAGCCAGAGGAGATGGCCTTCCTGAAGGAATACGTAGCTGTGTTCCATCCGCTCGCATTTGCTTTGGAACTTTTCCAGGCAGAGCAAAAGTGCTACCTGGGGCTGGTCATCCCAACCGTTCTCAGTCTGAAGAACAAGTTGAATGAGCAGAAGGACGCAGCAAACTACTTTGGCGATGTCATCAACAGCATCGTGATGGCCATCGACGTACGGTTCCAGGAGTTTTTCTCCAGCATGGAAGCAAAGATCGCGACAGCGACGACTCCACAGTTCCGCCTTTGGTGGATGGCGGCGTCTGAGAGGGAGGAGATGTGCTCCCTGATGGCCACCGAGGCGTCCCAGATAGATCCCAGCGAGGTGACTCCGGCCAACCCCACCCGCAATCTGTCCACCATCAAGTCTGAGGACGACTTCTTCAGCTACGGGTCTGCGAAGACCACCACTCAGAACCAGCAGCGGGGAGTGATGGAGGAGATCCGCAAGTACGTGGAGGGGACCGGGAAGAGCCTGGAGTGCCTGCAGGATTTTCCCAGAGTGAAGCAGCTCTTCCTGAAATACAACACCACGCTGCCGTCCACGGCTCCCGTCCAGCGTCTCTTCAGCGAAAAAGGCAACCTGATCTCCTCGCAGAGAAACATTCTCACTGATGATTACTTTGAACGCATTCAGATTTTGAGATACAACAGGAGCGTGTGCTCTTTGATACCGGAGTGACCTAACTCTTTTGGACCGTAACGCAGAACTAAACCAGAATTACAAACAAAACTTATTTCAGGCACTTTGGCCCAGATTTGTTATCAGATGTTTCTGTTTCGATTTGCAGAACGAAGATTTTTGACAATCTCGGACCCTGACATCTGACTTACCGTATGCCCCCACTTGTGTTGTGAGGTTCAGCAGTTATGCTTTTTTTCTACAACTTCTAACTTAAAAAAATGCATCTTTTGTGTTTTTCATatataaaaaaactgaaaatcgATTTGTGTTTGCATCTGTGAGCTCTTCTTCCACACGAACCGATAGGAAGCCGCACGTCATTTCACCTGTACCTTATTTGCACGTGGCCCAGCTGCATGCACAGATGCTGATTGGCTTTTTTTTATGTGAGGAAGACGTAGAGCATGCAGCAGCATTCCTCACCGTGCGCCCAGACATCAGATTAGAGCTTTGGTCTCATTAGGACGGCCAACTTGAGACCAAACAGGAGGCTGAGAGAGAATACGAACACACTTCTATCTGTGCATGGGCCAAACATGCTAAACTAACCACAGGATTAGCTTGTTCTGTTCATTATTGCATGTATGAATGAGGCGTGTAAAGTCTTGGGACTTCCTGCAAGTTTGCTTCCAGCCAGCTGTGAATCTCAGACGCTAACTGCACCTCATCGGATAAGACCACAGCTCGACTGCAGAGTCACAAAGTCACAGGTGTTTTTGTGAAGTCGTTTCAGGATATTAAAGCAACATTTTAGGAAAAACACACTCAACATTGAAGAATTTAGTACAAGTGAGGTTcttctgtgtaaaaaaaaaaaaaacccaacaatTTATTAGGTCGTTACTCAAGAATCTTGATTAAAAGGGTATCCCTTAAACCAGAGCATGAAAACCTGCCGACCTGAAGGATTTCACTCAGCCTTGGCCTGATTTGTCTGCTCGTGCTTCAGGGTTCTTAGATTTTCACTAAAATCAGATTAAAAACGTTGTGAGGGTACGATTGGGAGGTTTCCCTCCAGCGTAGATCGGTGATTTACACAAACTATATCTCAAAAAGACTATTTAACTATCTAATTCAAATTATTGATGTAAATAATCTGTGTTTGCAGACAAAAACTTAAGTTTTATTGGCTGAATTGAAGACTTCTGTGAAAAATACGTGCATGAATAAGGAAGTGAAAAAGTGTTTGTGTGGATTTTaagaagtatcatttctatagcgcctctcaaaaatcacgaggtgcttcacaaaaaca
This window contains:
- the zbedx gene encoding zinc finger BED domain-containing protein 4; this translates as MDLSEISGEAKSAINSWRYRHHFTYKADQGKNIIVQCNLCLPRVNLLSTSKTSTSNLKKHLDRTHLGCEAWPDAKRGRKKEEYNGEESRHCQLKKLKAEIISKCLTQSKIDDLIFSFMVEDCQPFYMLEQPGFKKLISSLTEGLNVMDRVTLFTRVDQAFSKMREELTAKLSNIQYVCTTADIWTAGTRSFFGMTCHWIDTESLERKSAALGFTRLQGRITYDTIAGQIHSTHIAYNIESKVQTTVTDNGSPFVGVFSEFAVDSPESESDIGFYENVSTVLEGEPDQGVLLFQPPVQRCASHNLEQIISEDFWQAISQGPMCQLHYSSMAKVFSIWNKSHLLQVGVDAAEEIGKMALIVPAVIRWNVEYCAVQKIVSLSERELTELCARLEVARLQPEEMAFLKEYVAVFHPLAFALELFQAEQKCYLGLVIPTVLSLKNKLNEQKDAANYFGDVINSIVMAIDVRFQEFFSSMEAKIATATTPQFRLWWMAASEREEMCSLMATEASQIDPSEVTPANPTRNLSTIKSEDDFFSYGSAKTTTQNQQRGVMEEIRKYVEGTGKSLECLQDFPRVKQLFLKYNTTLPSTAPVQRLFSEKGNLISSQRNILTDDYFERIQILRYNRSVCSLIPE